From a region of the Brockia lithotrophica genome:
- a CDS encoding ABC transporter substrate-binding protein — protein sequence MRTLVRFFAFVGLLLALVVSARAAVTAKYRAYGENVLHVYNWGDYIDPALLERFQEETGIRVVYETFDSNEEMLAKLRQGGTSYDVAVPSDYAIQRLIREGLLLPLDHDRLPNLRYIDPRFLDLPFDPGNRYSVPYFWGTLGIAYRPDRVPFEIRSWRDLWSLDLRGQVLLVDGPREVVGIGLQTLGYSLNDADPAHLEEAKALLDTLVPNVKAIVGDEIRVLLAQDEASVGVIWSGDAKSVLEHNPSFEYVIPEEGSNIWFDNFVIPKTARNVEGAYKFINFFLDPEVAAQNAEYVGYATPNREAFALLPEEVTSDERFYPPEEVLRRLEVYLDLGRDAVARYNELFLEFKMHRK from the coding sequence ATGCGGACGCTCGTTCGCTTTTTTGCCTTCGTGGGGCTCCTCCTCGCCCTCGTCGTTTCCGCCCGCGCCGCCGTTACGGCAAAGTACCGAGCATACGGGGAAAACGTCCTCCACGTCTACAACTGGGGCGACTACATCGACCCTGCGCTCCTCGAACGCTTTCAGGAGGAGACAGGGATCCGAGTCGTTTACGAGACGTTCGATTCCAACGAAGAGATGCTGGCGAAGCTCCGCCAGGGCGGGACCTCGTACGACGTCGCCGTGCCCAGCGACTACGCGATCCAGCGCCTGATCCGCGAAGGTCTCCTCCTCCCCCTCGACCACGACCGACTTCCCAATTTGCGATACATCGATCCCCGGTTTCTCGACCTTCCTTTCGACCCGGGGAATCGGTACTCCGTTCCCTACTTCTGGGGGACGCTCGGCATCGCCTACCGCCCCGATCGGGTTCCTTTCGAGATTCGGAGTTGGCGGGACCTTTGGTCTTTGGACCTTCGGGGGCAGGTACTCCTCGTCGACGGCCCGCGGGAAGTGGTTGGCATAGGGCTTCAGACGTTGGGCTATTCTTTAAACGACGCGGATCCCGCCCACCTCGAGGAAGCCAAGGCGCTTTTGGACACCTTGGTGCCCAACGTAAAGGCCATCGTAGGCGACGAGATCCGCGTGCTTTTGGCGCAGGATGAGGCAAGCGTGGGCGTGATCTGGTCGGGCGACGCCAAGAGCGTCCTCGAGCACAACCCGTCCTTCGAGTACGTGATTCCCGAGGAAGGTTCGAACATCTGGTTTGACAACTTCGTCATCCCCAAGACGGCGCGCAACGTGGAGGGGGCGTACAAGTTCATCAACTTCTTCCTCGATCCGGAGGTCGCAGCCCAAAACGCGGAATACGTCGGGTACGCAACACCCAACCGTGAAGCCTTCGCCCTTCTCCCCGAAGAGGTCACCTCCGACGAACGCTTCTATCCTCCGGAGGAGGTACTGCGGCGCCTCGAAGTCTACCTCGACCTAGGGCGGGACGCCGTGGCACGCTACAACGAGCTCTTCCTCGAGTTCAAAATGCACCGGAAGTGA
- a CDS encoding ABC transporter permease encodes MWERTGGRLGKAYLVFVFFVLYAPILYLIAFSFNAGDTMYAWEGFSLDWYRELLNDERLLVIALNTLVIALASSILATVVGTAGALLIGMSEARRRRETLLLLNNVLLVSPDVQIGISFLLLFTLAGIALGEGSVLLAHVAFSVPIVVLMVLPQVEKMPKTLLDAAYDLGASHRDVLFRVILPYITPGILAGFFMALTYSFDDFAVTFFVTGGGFSTLPVEIYSRARRGVSLELNALSALLFLLSFAFAFGYYWIQRREMRPRSEARR; translated from the coding sequence ATGTGGGAGCGGACGGGAGGGCGCCTGGGGAAGGCGTACCTCGTCTTCGTGTTTTTCGTCCTCTACGCGCCAATTCTCTACTTGATCGCGTTTTCTTTCAACGCCGGGGACACGATGTACGCTTGGGAAGGGTTTTCGCTCGACTGGTACCGCGAACTTCTGAACGACGAGCGCCTGCTCGTGATCGCGTTGAATACGCTCGTGATCGCCCTCGCCTCGAGCATCTTGGCCACGGTTGTGGGAACGGCGGGTGCCCTCCTCATCGGCATGTCGGAAGCGCGGCGTAGGCGGGAGACGCTCCTCCTTTTGAACAACGTGCTCCTCGTAAGTCCCGATGTGCAGATCGGAATTTCCTTCCTCCTTCTCTTTACGCTAGCAGGGATCGCCCTCGGCGAAGGCTCGGTCCTTCTGGCGCACGTAGCGTTCAGCGTACCGATCGTCGTCCTCATGGTTCTCCCGCAGGTGGAGAAGATGCCCAAGACGCTCCTCGACGCCGCCTACGACCTCGGGGCGTCCCACCGCGACGTCCTCTTCCGCGTGATCCTCCCCTACATCACCCCTGGGATTCTCGCCGGCTTTTTCATGGCCCTTACGTACTCCTTCGACGACTTCGCCGTAACCTTTTTTGTCACTGGGGGCGGTTTTTCCACCTTGCCCGTGGAGATCTACTCGCGCGCCCGCCGCGGAGTGTCTCTAGAGCTCAACGCCCTGTCCGCCCTTCTCTTCCTTCTGAGCTTTGCCTTTGCGTTCGGCTACTACTGGATTCAACGTCGGGAGATGCGTCCCCGGAGCGAGGCACGCCGCTAG
- a CDS encoding ABC transporter permease, with amino-acid sequence MLGKIRILFWITYGVWLAAFVVLPILLVLYQSLHDVHGRWTLENFFRFFSPVYLRMAGDSLWYAFWITFLSLVVAYPAALALVRLASRDFWLVALILPSWVNLLLKAYAFLGILSEHGPVNALVSLVGLGPVPLLFTDLGFVLVSVYIFIPFMILPIFNAVRAIPAELIDAARDLGASPLQVVRRVIWPLSLPGVRAGVQATFIPALSLFMITRLIAGNRVITLGTAIEQHFLVTGDWGMGSAIAVVLLLLMSASVIFARRSFFAAPVGGE; translated from the coding sequence TTGCTCGGTAAGATCCGCATCCTCTTTTGGATTACCTACGGGGTTTGGCTTGCCGCTTTCGTCGTCCTTCCGATCCTCCTCGTCCTCTACCAAAGCCTTCACGACGTCCACGGAAGGTGGACGTTGGAAAACTTCTTCCGGTTCTTTTCCCCGGTCTACCTTCGGATGGCCGGGGACTCTCTTTGGTACGCGTTTTGGATTACCTTTCTCTCTCTTGTCGTGGCCTATCCCGCAGCCCTCGCCCTCGTACGCCTTGCGTCGCGCGACTTCTGGCTCGTCGCCCTCATCCTTCCTTCCTGGGTGAACCTCCTCCTCAAGGCCTACGCCTTTCTCGGGATCCTTTCCGAGCACGGGCCCGTCAACGCCCTCGTTTCCCTCGTAGGCCTGGGGCCCGTCCCGCTTCTCTTTACCGACCTCGGTTTCGTGCTCGTTTCCGTGTACATCTTTATTCCCTTTATGATCCTCCCCATCTTCAATGCCGTTCGCGCCATTCCTGCAGAACTCATCGACGCCGCCCGCGACCTGGGCGCTTCCCCCTTACAGGTCGTCCGCCGGGTCATCTGGCCTCTGAGCCTTCCGGGGGTGCGGGCGGGTGTTCAGGCGACCTTCATCCCCGCGTTGTCTCTCTTCATGATCACGCGGCTCATCGCGGGAAACCGCGTTATTACCTTGGGGACCGCCATCGAGCAGCACTTTCTCGTGACGGGCGATTGGGGGATGGGGTCGGCCATCGCCGTCGTCCTCCTCCTTCTCATGAGCGCGTCCGTGATCTTCGCCCGGCGGAGTTTCTTTGCCGCTCCCGTCGGGGGCGAGTAG
- a CDS encoding ABC transporter ATP-binding protein produces the protein MEPIVRLEGVTVRYGDDPPVLADFFLDIEEGKFTTLLGPSGCGKTTILRLIAGFVRPQRGEIYFRRQRITDLPPNRRKVNTVFQDYALFPHLDVFENVAFGLRVRGEREAKVRERVLDALRFVNLLGFERRHVHELSGGQRQRVAIARAIVNEPEILLLDEPLSALDRKLRAEMQYELRNLQRKLGITFVFVTHDQEEALAMSDTVVVLNEGKIQQIGTPKQIYDEPANRFVARFIGESNLFEGVMLEDYRVAFQGRVFTCVDRGFPREAPVDVVLRPEDLEIVPAGEGLLDVRIVSELFRGVHYEMVGIDDLGGRWLIHSTRRVAEGTLVGIRFDPDAIHVMPRVREENGSFSDSAAPADGLAEEGGTPALAR, from the coding sequence ATGGAGCCCATCGTTCGTCTCGAGGGCGTAACGGTGCGGTATGGCGACGACCCCCCGGTGCTTGCGGATTTCTTCTTGGACATCGAGGAGGGAAAGTTTACCACGCTCCTCGGACCTTCGGGTTGTGGCAAGACTACGATCCTTAGGCTCATCGCGGGATTCGTCCGACCGCAGCGTGGCGAGATCTACTTTCGGCGGCAACGCATCACGGATCTCCCTCCGAACCGCCGCAAGGTGAATACCGTGTTTCAGGACTACGCCCTCTTCCCCCACCTCGACGTCTTTGAGAACGTCGCATTCGGCCTACGCGTGCGGGGGGAAAGGGAGGCTAAGGTACGCGAAAGGGTCCTCGATGCCCTACGCTTTGTCAACCTTCTCGGGTTCGAGCGCCGGCACGTGCACGAACTTTCCGGCGGTCAGAGGCAGCGCGTGGCCATCGCGCGGGCGATCGTCAACGAACCGGAGATCCTCCTCCTCGACGAGCCTCTTTCCGCCCTGGACCGCAAGCTGCGTGCGGAAATGCAGTACGAGCTTCGCAACCTCCAGCGCAAGTTGGGGATTACCTTCGTGTTCGTCACCCACGACCAGGAAGAGGCGCTCGCCATGTCCGACACCGTAGTCGTCCTCAACGAAGGGAAGATCCAGCAGATTGGGACGCCCAAGCAGATCTACGACGAGCCGGCCAACCGCTTCGTGGCCCGGTTCATTGGCGAGTCAAACCTCTTCGAGGGCGTCATGCTCGAAGACTACCGCGTGGCCTTTCAAGGCCGCGTCTTTACCTGTGTTGATCGCGGATTTCCGCGGGAAGCCCCCGTGGACGTCGTCCTTCGCCCCGAAGACCTCGAAATCGTTCCGGCGGGGGAAGGACTTCTCGACGTCCGCATCGTTTCGGAACTCTTCCGCGGCGTGCACTACGAAATGGTGGGCATCGACGACCTCGGGGGGCGTTGGCTCATCCACTCCACGCGCCGCGTTGCCGAGGGAACGCTCGTAGGAATTCGCTTTGATCCCGACGCCATCCACGTAATGCCCCGCGTACGCGAGGAAAACGGATCTTTCTCGGACTCGGCCGCACCTGCGGACGGTCTCGCCGAGGAAGGGGGGACACCCGCCCTTGCTCGGTAA
- the glmM gene encoding phosphoglucosamine mutase produces the protein MGRYFGTDGIRGIANQELTPELAYRVGRAAGYLLRKGEGAPQVVVGRDPRISGTLLECALVAGLLSVGAEVVRLGVFTTPGVAYMTRALGADAGAVISASHNPMEDNGIKFFGPDGFKLSDAVEDAIETHLEGEDRLPRPIGAGIGRLVDYPEGVQKYLAFLKQSVPVDLSGRKIVLDCANGAASPVAERLFVDLGAEVVSICCRPDGTNINAGCGSTKPAKLAETVVREGADLGLAFDGDADRLIAVDSQGEIVDGDRILGILAEDLQARSALPQNTLVGTVMTNEGLVQYLATKGIRVERVAVGDRYILERMRERGYTLGGEPSGHIILLARHTTGDGLLTALALLQVLQARKTALRDLAFTWKAYPNILVNVRVASKEGWDSREGIQAAIAEAQEALAGKGRIVVRPSGTEPLLRVMVEAEERTLAETLARRIAEAIAREMGGNLVE, from the coding sequence GTGGGTCGGTACTTTGGAACGGACGGAATCCGGGGTATTGCCAATCAGGAGCTCACCCCCGAACTCGCCTATCGTGTGGGGCGTGCTGCAGGGTACCTCTTGCGCAAAGGCGAAGGCGCACCGCAGGTCGTCGTAGGGCGCGATCCGCGGATTTCGGGGACGCTTCTCGAGTGCGCCTTGGTTGCGGGCCTTCTATCGGTCGGCGCGGAGGTCGTGCGTCTCGGAGTCTTTACGACGCCCGGGGTAGCGTACATGACCCGCGCTCTTGGAGCGGATGCCGGAGCGGTGATCTCCGCCTCCCACAATCCCATGGAGGACAATGGGATCAAATTCTTCGGACCCGACGGATTCAAGCTTTCCGACGCCGTGGAGGATGCCATAGAAACGCACCTCGAGGGAGAGGATCGGCTGCCCCGTCCCATAGGGGCCGGGATCGGTCGACTCGTAGACTATCCAGAGGGCGTCCAGAAGTACCTCGCCTTTTTGAAGCAGAGCGTCCCTGTAGACCTTTCCGGCAGAAAGATCGTCCTCGACTGTGCCAACGGAGCGGCTTCCCCTGTGGCAGAACGGCTCTTCGTCGACCTCGGGGCAGAGGTCGTGTCGATCTGCTGCCGGCCGGACGGAACGAACATCAACGCCGGTTGCGGTTCTACGAAGCCGGCTAAGCTCGCGGAGACGGTCGTCCGCGAAGGGGCCGACCTCGGTCTCGCCTTCGACGGCGACGCCGACCGCCTCATCGCCGTCGATTCCCAAGGGGAAATCGTGGACGGCGACCGCATCTTGGGGATCTTAGCGGAAGACCTTCAGGCACGCTCCGCCCTTCCGCAAAACACGCTCGTTGGAACGGTGATGACCAACGAAGGGCTCGTCCAGTACCTGGCGACGAAGGGAATCCGCGTAGAACGCGTCGCTGTCGGCGACCGCTACATCCTCGAACGGATGCGGGAACGGGGGTACACCCTTGGCGGGGAGCCATCCGGCCACATCATCCTCCTTGCGCGGCACACGACCGGAGACGGCCTTCTCACGGCGCTTGCGCTCCTACAGGTACTTCAGGCGCGGAAGACCGCGCTTCGGGACCTCGCCTTTACGTGGAAGGCGTACCCCAACATCCTCGTGAACGTCCGCGTTGCGTCGAAGGAAGGGTGGGACTCTCGGGAGGGGATCCAAGCGGCAATCGCCGAAGCTCAAGAGGCGCTTGCGGGCAAGGGCAGGATTGTCGTACGCCCTTCGGGGACGGAGCCCCTCCTTCGCGTGATGGTGGAAGCCGAAGAACGGACTCTTGCCGAAACCCTCGCCCGTCGCATTGCCGAGGCGATTGCCCGGGAGATGGGGGGAAACCTCGTAGAGTGA
- a CDS encoding CdaR family protein, with protein sequence MERLLENNLFVRVLSVLLAFMLWLILRSETPPGGERVAVPPLTETVEREFRGLDIHPELHDTSVAIVSIPTKADVVLRGPRVAVSGVLRESLRVVAPLQGLGPGRHEVPLILEGVPIGVEWKVVPERVEVVLEKVVEQEFPVNVEILGDAKPYVLDVQPDPSRIVVRGAESLVARVAIVKAFLTLDAPKPPESTYTASLSAYDAQGKGLSVAILPAQVKIRVAFAEAYGEVPLRPQVRGSPRDGFAIADVTVSPQRVRILGGDQAVRGVSELVLPPVDVSNAQDSVHRSVQILLPAGVQRVIPQTATVTVRLVPAEDRRVELPLEVRDVPEGAEFRWSDGFAGKVAVTLRGAPSVLDGVTPTSIHAYVSLAGLPADGSAHEVPVRVDLGNLRWVTAVQVTPDRVGVILTSGRTGASTPVP encoded by the coding sequence GTGGAACGCTTACTCGAGAATAACCTTTTCGTCCGCGTCCTCTCCGTCCTCCTCGCCTTTATGCTCTGGCTTATTTTGCGCAGCGAAACTCCGCCCGGCGGCGAGCGGGTGGCCGTACCCCCTCTTACCGAGACGGTCGAGCGAGAGTTTCGCGGCCTCGACATCCACCCCGAACTTCACGATACCTCTGTCGCCATCGTCTCGATTCCCACAAAGGCCGACGTCGTCCTTCGCGGGCCGCGCGTGGCGGTTTCGGGGGTGTTGCGGGAGAGCCTACGTGTGGTTGCCCCGCTTCAGGGGCTTGGTCCCGGCCGGCATGAAGTCCCCCTTATCCTCGAAGGAGTTCCCATAGGCGTGGAATGGAAGGTTGTCCCTGAGCGCGTGGAAGTCGTCTTAGAAAAGGTCGTGGAACAGGAGTTCCCCGTAAACGTGGAGATCCTCGGAGATGCCAAACCGTACGTGTTGGACGTACAACCAGACCCTTCGCGCATCGTCGTCCGCGGAGCGGAAAGCCTCGTCGCACGCGTGGCGATCGTCAAGGCGTTTCTCACCCTCGACGCGCCGAAACCTCCGGAGTCCACGTATACGGCGAGCCTCTCGGCGTACGACGCCCAAGGGAAGGGACTTTCTGTGGCAATTCTTCCCGCTCAGGTAAAGATCCGCGTCGCCTTTGCGGAAGCGTACGGGGAAGTCCCGCTGCGCCCGCAAGTTCGTGGCTCTCCTCGGGACGGGTTCGCAATTGCCGACGTAACCGTATCCCCCCAGCGCGTCCGGATCTTGGGGGGGGATCAGGCCGTGCGCGGAGTTTCCGAACTCGTGCTTCCGCCGGTGGACGTTTCGAATGCCCAGGACAGCGTACATCGTTCGGTGCAAATCCTTCTCCCCGCGGGGGTTCAGCGAGTAATCCCGCAAACCGCCACAGTCACCGTTCGCCTCGTGCCTGCAGAGGATCGGAGGGTCGAACTTCCGCTGGAGGTGCGGGACGTTCCGGAGGGTGCAGAGTTTCGTTGGAGCGACGGGTTTGCCGGAAAGGTCGCGGTGACGCTCCGCGGGGCTCCCTCGGTTTTGGACGGCGTGACCCCCACATCGATCCACGCCTACGTTTCCCTCGCCGGCCTTCCTGCGGACGGTTCCGCGCACGAAGTTCCCGTCCGTGTGGACCTTGGGAATTTGAGGTGGGTGACTGCCGTGCAGGTGACTCCCGATCGGGTCGGCGTGATCCTCACCTCAGGGCGAACCGGTGCGTCTACACCGGTGCCCTGA
- the cdaA gene encoding diadenylate cyclase CdaA produces MKRRVGNFWEVFWRYATDILDIALVSVVFYYLIVLLRGTKAVQLLKGYLIIVAVWLVSSFLHLRALQWLMSQAFSLGVFAILIIFQPELRRALEELGSGRLLQPAREGARRAEEHIAETLASAASYMAKRRIGALIALEGHVSLKSYADTGTAIGARLSEPLLIQIFIPNTPLHDGAVIVRGDEIVAAGCYFPLSERRDLRRGLGTRHRAAVGLSELSDALVLVVSEETGNISLAYQGLLEEGLGEEQLRERIREWLRERRPRASGMRRGFLRGTLTRE; encoded by the coding sequence GTGAAGCGCCGGGTGGGCAACTTTTGGGAGGTCTTTTGGCGGTACGCCACGGACATCCTCGACATCGCCCTCGTTTCCGTAGTCTTTTACTACCTCATCGTCCTCCTCCGGGGAACGAAGGCCGTCCAACTGTTAAAGGGCTACCTCATCATCGTAGCCGTTTGGCTCGTAAGTTCTTTCTTACACCTTCGGGCCCTTCAATGGCTCATGTCGCAGGCCTTTAGCCTCGGGGTCTTTGCCATCCTCATCATCTTCCAGCCGGAGCTCCGTCGGGCGCTTGAAGAGCTCGGAAGCGGTCGCCTCCTGCAACCTGCAAGGGAAGGTGCACGTCGGGCGGAAGAGCACATCGCCGAGACTTTGGCGTCCGCAGCATCGTACATGGCCAAACGACGGATTGGGGCACTCATCGCCCTCGAGGGCCACGTGAGCCTGAAAAGCTATGCGGATACGGGTACGGCGATCGGCGCGCGCCTTTCGGAGCCGCTCCTCATCCAGATCTTCATTCCCAACACCCCCCTGCACGACGGTGCGGTGATCGTCCGCGGAGACGAAATCGTCGCCGCCGGATGCTACTTTCCCCTCAGCGAACGGCGCGACCTTCGCCGAGGATTGGGGACACGGCACCGCGCGGCCGTGGGGTTGTCGGAACTGAGCGACGCCCTCGTACTCGTCGTCTCCGAAGAAACCGGGAACATCTCGCTCGCGTATCAAGGGCTTTTGGAGGAAGGTCTCGGTGAAGAGCAGCTCCGCGAGCGAATTCGAGAATGGCTGCGCGAACGGCGTCCTCGAGCTTCGGGGATGAGGAGGGGGTTCCTCCGTGGAACGCTTACTCGAGAATAA
- a CDS encoding DegT/DnrJ/EryC1/StrS family aminotransferase, translating into MERSKIPVLDLTPEVEELWEDFQAAIARVLRSGQFILGPEVEAFEREVAEYLGVKHAIGVNSGTDALVLSLRALEIGPGDEVITTPFTFFATAEAIHLVGATPVYVDIDPESFNLDPKRIEEAITPRTRAILPVHLYGRPADMDAILAVARAYGLKVIEDTAQAFGAVVGGKKAGTLGDVGAFSFFPSKNLGAYGDGGLVVTDDDEVAERVRMLRAHGSRKKYFNEMIGYNSRLDALQAAILRVKLPHIDRWNAARRLVARRYNALLEGVPGIVIPDVQEGYVFHQYTIRVLGGKRDAVRRFLADRGIATMVYYPVPLHRLPVYSTPPGEFPEAERAASEVLSLPIWPKLPPAVLHEVAHAVREAVGSEE; encoded by the coding sequence GTGGAACGGTCGAAAATCCCCGTTCTTGATCTGACGCCGGAGGTCGAGGAACTTTGGGAGGACTTCCAGGCGGCCATTGCGCGGGTGCTTCGTTCGGGACAGTTCATCCTTGGCCCCGAGGTAGAGGCGTTTGAACGGGAGGTGGCGGAATACCTCGGCGTCAAGCACGCGATTGGGGTAAATTCGGGGACAGACGCTCTGGTACTTTCTCTGCGCGCTTTGGAAATCGGCCCCGGAGACGAGGTGATCACGACCCCCTTTACCTTTTTTGCCACGGCAGAAGCGATCCATCTCGTCGGGGCGACACCCGTCTACGTGGACATCGATCCCGAGAGCTTCAACCTCGATCCGAAACGCATCGAAGAGGCCATCACCCCGAGAACGCGAGCCATCCTTCCCGTGCACCTGTACGGTCGTCCGGCGGATATGGATGCGATCTTGGCAGTTGCCCGCGCGTACGGCCTCAAGGTGATCGAGGACACGGCGCAGGCCTTTGGGGCGGTCGTCGGCGGCAAGAAAGCGGGGACGTTGGGCGACGTCGGCGCCTTTTCCTTTTTTCCCAGCAAGAATCTCGGGGCTTATGGCGACGGAGGCCTTGTGGTCACCGACGACGACGAAGTAGCGGAGCGCGTACGCATGCTTCGCGCACACGGCTCTCGGAAGAAGTACTTCAACGAGATGATCGGGTACAATTCCCGCCTCGACGCCCTTCAGGCGGCAATCCTCCGCGTCAAGCTCCCCCATATCGACCGTTGGAACGCGGCGCGAAGGTTGGTGGCCCGCCGCTACAACGCCCTGCTCGAGGGGGTACCGGGAATCGTAATCCCCGACGTGCAGGAGGGGTACGTGTTTCACCAGTACACCATCCGCGTCTTGGGCGGAAAGCGGGACGCCGTGCGGCGTTTTCTTGCCGACCGGGGGATTGCCACGATGGTGTACTACCCCGTACCGCTGCACCGCCTCCCCGTGTACTCCACCCCTCCGGGCGAATTTCCCGAAGCAGAGCGGGCGGCTTCCGAGGTCCTGTCCCTTCCGATTTGGCCCAAACTTCCCCCGGCCGTCCTCCACGAGGTTGCACACGCCGTACGCGAAGCGGTGGGATCCGAAGAATAG
- a CDS encoding DapH/DapD/GlmU-related protein, with product MQGGETADSLLSLGLRVWEGKAYVHETAVVDPGAEIGEGTRIWHFSHVMAGARIGPRCNLGQNVFVARGAVIGAGCKIQNNVSVYEGVVLEDEVFVGPSAVFTNVKTPRAGFPRNTSEDYVRTVVRRGASIGANATIVCGVTIGEWAMVGAGAVVTRDVPPYALVLGVPARISGWVCECGLPLSFDSSGHAVCSCGRRYERVDETTVRKVGDGGTVENPRS from the coding sequence TTGCAGGGCGGGGAAACGGCGGATTCTTTGCTCTCTTTGGGGTTACGCGTGTGGGAAGGGAAGGCGTATGTCCACGAGACGGCGGTCGTAGATCCAGGGGCGGAGATCGGTGAGGGAACTCGAATTTGGCATTTTTCTCACGTGATGGCGGGTGCACGGATCGGTCCGCGCTGCAATCTAGGGCAAAACGTCTTCGTAGCCCGAGGGGCCGTCATCGGGGCGGGGTGCAAGATCCAAAATAACGTCTCGGTGTACGAGGGCGTCGTTTTGGAAGACGAGGTTTTTGTCGGCCCAAGTGCCGTATTTACGAACGTCAAGACGCCTCGGGCGGGCTTTCCCCGCAATACGTCGGAAGACTACGTGCGTACGGTTGTGCGCCGCGGGGCGTCCATCGGGGCAAATGCCACCATCGTATGCGGCGTGACGATCGGAGAATGGGCCATGGTGGGTGCTGGGGCGGTCGTCACCCGAGACGTCCCTCCGTACGCCCTCGTCCTCGGGGTGCCCGCCAGGATTTCTGGGTGGGTCTGCGAATGCGGGCTCCCCCTCTCTTTTGATTCTTCGGGGCATGCGGTGTGTTCGTGCGGGCGGCGCTACGAGCGCGTAGACGAAACTACGGTAAGGAAGGTGGGGGACGGTGGAACGGTCGAAAATCCCCGTTCTTGA
- a CDS encoding Gfo/Idh/MocA family protein has translation MKRFALIGAGGYIAPRHLAAIRDTGNLLVAALDPVDASERVHAFFPGARVFREEGEFEDYLRVLLERGEGVDYVSIASPNHLHAAHIRLALRVGAHALCEKPLAVRVEDLEDLKQRERETGRRVYTVLQLRVHPELARLRERLRADDRVHEVFLTYVTGRDPSYLKTWKGQSEKSGGLAMHIGIHFFDLLLWYFGNPVHLEVHRRDDATVAGFLELERARVRWFLSLDTAYVPELYRQAGKTTYRSIAVNGEEIDFSRVPPELHTEVYRRTLAGEGFGISEAEASIRLTAAIRELPVVSPSPAYVHPLLADRK, from the coding sequence ATGAAGCGTTTTGCTCTTATCGGCGCCGGGGGCTATATCGCTCCGCGGCACCTCGCGGCCATTCGCGACACGGGAAACCTCCTCGTCGCCGCGCTCGACCCCGTGGACGCCTCGGAACGCGTTCACGCCTTCTTTCCGGGAGCGCGGGTGTTTCGCGAAGAAGGGGAATTCGAAGACTACCTTCGGGTTCTGCTTGAACGAGGCGAAGGCGTGGACTACGTGAGCATTGCCAGCCCCAACCATCTACACGCAGCACATATCCGCCTCGCCCTTCGCGTAGGCGCCCACGCCCTTTGCGAAAAACCGCTGGCTGTTCGCGTTGAGGACCTCGAAGACCTCAAGCAACGGGAGCGGGAAACGGGACGTCGGGTGTACACGGTCCTCCAACTCAGGGTACATCCCGAACTCGCCCGCCTCCGCGAGCGTTTGCGCGCGGACGACCGCGTGCACGAAGTGTTCCTCACCTACGTGACGGGGCGCGATCCTTCGTACCTCAAAACCTGGAAGGGGCAAAGCGAAAAGAGCGGCGGACTGGCGATGCACATCGGGATCCACTTTTTCGACCTCCTCCTTTGGTACTTTGGAAATCCCGTTCATCTCGAAGTCCACCGTCGGGACGATGCCACCGTTGCGGGCTTTCTCGAGCTCGAAAGGGCGCGCGTGCGGTGGTTTCTCTCACTTGACACTGCCTATGTTCCCGAACTCTACCGGCAAGCGGGGAAGACGACGTACCGGTCGATTGCGGTGAACGGCGAAGAGATTGACTTTTCCCGCGTACCGCCGGAGCTTCATACGGAAGTGTATCGACGAACGCTTGCGGGCGAAGGGTTCGGCATCTCGGAGGCCGAAGCATCCATACGTCTCACGGCGGCGATCCGCGAACTTCCCGTGGTTTCCCCTTCTCCCGCGTACGTTCATCCATTGCTCGCGGACAGGAAGTAA